A single genomic interval of Saccharospirillum mangrovi harbors:
- a CDS encoding NAD-glutamate dehydrogenase, giving the protein MTTTLSPRRIELLDSLFTRLTPHFPKNNHADLRVLIDHLFQHASMQDLANYDGTDLAGMVVSLWRVLQQHQTSQQNIVVFNPNVEENEWQSPHTIVTVLHEDEPFVIDSVRLTLNRMAANIHTIFHASLGVARDQKGNFQRFDKEKPRELLLCIEVDRTTVAAERDDIANAINSVIDEVKRVITDYPKILQKTDDAVADFRSLKYPVDQAELDEADVFMKWLADNHFTFLAYDEYEIEDGKVKQVEGSALGLFKQGSKRREEFIDEMTEQRRAHVFEPELLIFSKSGRRSNVHRPAYSDYVLVKRFNDRGEVIGGRRFLGLYTSTVYNGSPDTIPVVRRKIERVLEQSGFSKGSHNYKELAAILFTFPRDELIQASIDTLLNMTLDVLSIQERKRIRLLLRKDIYGKFLTAIVYVPRDIFNSQLRQQVHDMLAEHFDVEGSDFTTFFSESVLARTRLVFKLKKPIDGELPTEALEKRIFQIARRWTDELQQALVENFGEEHGVQLHQRYNQAFPASYREQYSARVAVADVQRMESLNKKNAEPIALSFYRAMEPTGSELKLKIFKKGEALLLSELMPVLENLGLKVIDEYPYEINYGDNQCTWIYDFSLLYEPNPLLDPVQYREEFARAFLNIWNGRAESDSYNQLILRAKLTWREVAMLRAYARYMKQIRFGLSQEYIADTLIKYTDITQNLVELFSARFNPEKQSSAAKDIDKWLDAINEQLEAVNNINEDRIVRRYMELIKATLRTNFYQPGDDGKRKDYFSFKLNPAKISNIPLPKPMFEIFVYSPRIEGVHLRGGKVARGGLRWSDRIEDFRTEVLGLVKAQQVKNAVIVPVGAKGGFVAKQLPVDGDREAIQAEGIASYKTFIRALLDITDNLQDGAVVPPEQVVRYDEDDPYLVVAADKGTATFSDIANAEAIDYGFWLGDAFASGGSNGYDHKKMGITARGAWVSVQRHFRELGIDVQKDPISVVGIGDMAGDVFGNGLLRSESVKLVGAFNHMHIFVDPNPDAAKSFAERKRMFELPRSSWEDYNAELISKGGGIFNRSAKSIPVSKEMKELFGISKAKIAPNDLISAMLTAPVDLLWNGGIGTYVKASHENHADIGDKANDALRVNARDLQCKVIGEGGNLGFSQLGRVEFNLNGGRCFTDFIDNAGGVDCSDHEVNMKILLDDLVTSGDLTVKQRNDWLFKLTEDVSKLVLRNNYRQTQALGIAYTESVRRVEEYRRLINAMVAAGKLNRELEFLPSDEVISDRKVQGQGLTRPELSVLISYVKGDLKEQLIKADVAQDAYLETAVTTVFPEPMRKKFGKSMHQHRLRGEIIATQVANDIFNYMGISYFNRLQESTGASPLEAAKAYVAARDIFGLHQVWDELEALDHKIDTELQSRLMLKTARMVRRGSRWLIKNYRTGIDIQTVLDLYQKPIQDMVGQLEHLLPDDQKEVWLNESNQLVEQGVPEALARRVCASDMLYTALGVVAVAQSQERDPLQVAQGYFRVGDALELDSFAEQVNGLSVNTHWQAMARESFRDDLEWQQRRITQGLFSQISNETLDELVDDWLERNQILVERWLRMMSEIRAVGEPEFSMYSVAIRELLDLSQATMPEL; this is encoded by the coding sequence ATGACCACCACCCTGTCACCTCGACGGATTGAGTTACTCGACTCCCTTTTCACACGTTTAACGCCTCATTTCCCCAAGAACAACCACGCTGACCTGCGTGTGCTTATTGACCATCTGTTCCAGCACGCCTCCATGCAGGATTTAGCCAACTACGATGGAACTGACCTGGCCGGCATGGTGGTGTCGCTGTGGCGCGTTTTGCAGCAGCACCAAACGAGCCAGCAGAACATTGTGGTGTTCAACCCTAACGTCGAGGAGAACGAGTGGCAGTCGCCGCACACCATCGTCACGGTGCTGCATGAGGACGAGCCCTTTGTGATTGACTCAGTGCGGCTGACGTTGAACCGCATGGCGGCAAACATCCACACCATTTTCCACGCCAGCCTGGGTGTCGCGCGCGATCAGAAAGGCAACTTTCAGCGCTTTGATAAAGAAAAGCCTCGGGAGCTTTTGCTGTGTATTGAAGTCGACCGGACCACAGTGGCTGCGGAACGGGACGACATCGCCAACGCCATCAACTCGGTTATTGATGAAGTTAAACGGGTCATCACCGACTACCCCAAAATTCTGCAGAAAACTGACGATGCAGTCGCTGATTTCCGCTCCCTGAAATACCCCGTTGACCAAGCCGAACTGGATGAAGCAGACGTTTTTATGAAGTGGTTGGCCGACAACCATTTTACCTTCCTGGCTTATGACGAATACGAAATCGAAGACGGCAAGGTCAAACAGGTTGAAGGCAGCGCTTTGGGTTTGTTCAAACAGGGCAGCAAACGGCGCGAAGAGTTTATTGACGAGATGACAGAGCAGCGCCGGGCACACGTATTCGAACCCGAGTTGTTGATTTTTTCCAAATCCGGACGGCGCTCCAATGTGCATCGTCCTGCCTATTCCGATTACGTATTGGTCAAGCGATTCAATGACAGGGGCGAAGTCATTGGTGGGCGGCGTTTTCTGGGGCTTTATACCTCGACCGTCTACAACGGTTCGCCTGACACCATTCCGGTCGTACGTCGCAAAATCGAACGGGTACTGGAACAAAGCGGCTTTTCCAAAGGCAGCCATAATTACAAAGAATTGGCGGCCATTTTGTTTACCTTCCCGCGTGATGAACTGATTCAGGCGTCCATCGACACCTTGTTGAATATGACACTGGATGTGTTGTCCATCCAGGAACGCAAGCGCATTCGCCTGCTGTTGCGCAAAGATATTTACGGCAAATTCCTGACCGCCATTGTCTATGTGCCACGTGATATTTTTAACTCGCAATTGCGTCAGCAAGTGCACGATATGCTGGCCGAACATTTTGATGTGGAAGGTTCGGATTTTACGACTTTCTTCAGCGAGTCGGTTCTGGCGCGAACGCGTCTGGTGTTTAAACTGAAGAAGCCCATTGATGGCGAATTGCCGACAGAAGCGTTGGAAAAACGCATCTTTCAAATTGCCCGACGTTGGACCGATGAGTTGCAACAGGCGCTGGTGGAAAACTTTGGGGAAGAGCACGGTGTGCAACTGCATCAACGCTATAACCAGGCGTTTCCGGCCAGCTACCGCGAGCAATACAGTGCACGCGTCGCCGTTGCCGACGTGCAGCGCATGGAGTCGCTGAATAAGAAAAACGCCGAGCCAATTGCACTCAGTTTTTATCGCGCCATGGAACCGACTGGTAGCGAACTCAAGCTGAAGATTTTCAAGAAAGGCGAGGCTTTGCTGCTGTCGGAGTTGATGCCGGTATTGGAAAATCTTGGCTTAAAAGTCATCGACGAATACCCCTACGAAATCAATTACGGCGATAACCAGTGCACCTGGATTTATGATTTCTCTTTGCTGTACGAGCCGAATCCGTTGCTGGACCCGGTGCAATATCGTGAAGAATTTGCACGCGCCTTTTTAAATATCTGGAATGGTCGTGCCGAAAGCGACAGTTACAACCAACTGATCTTGCGTGCCAAATTAACCTGGCGGGAAGTCGCCATGTTGCGCGCCTACGCTCGCTACATGAAGCAAATTCGTTTCGGGTTATCGCAAGAATATATTGCCGATACGTTGATCAAATACACCGACATTACTCAGAATCTGGTTGAGCTATTTTCGGCGCGATTCAACCCGGAAAAACAAAGCAGTGCGGCCAAAGACATCGACAAATGGCTGGACGCCATTAACGAGCAGCTGGAGGCGGTCAACAACATCAACGAAGACCGCATCGTGCGGCGCTACATGGAATTGATTAAAGCCACGCTGCGCACCAACTTTTATCAACCCGGCGACGATGGCAAACGCAAGGACTATTTCAGCTTTAAACTGAACCCAGCGAAGATCAGCAACATCCCGTTGCCCAAACCCATGTTTGAGATCTTTGTCTATTCACCGCGCATCGAAGGTGTGCATTTGCGTGGCGGTAAAGTTGCGCGTGGTGGCCTGCGTTGGTCCGATCGTATTGAAGATTTCCGCACCGAAGTTTTGGGTCTGGTTAAAGCACAGCAGGTGAAGAACGCGGTGATTGTTCCGGTCGGCGCCAAGGGCGGTTTTGTCGCCAAGCAATTGCCGGTGGATGGTGACCGCGAAGCAATTCAGGCAGAAGGCATTGCCAGCTACAAGACCTTTATCCGGGCGTTGTTGGACATCACCGATAATCTGCAGGACGGCGCTGTCGTGCCACCTGAGCAAGTGGTGCGCTACGACGAAGACGATCCCTACCTGGTGGTCGCCGCCGATAAAGGCACCGCCACTTTCTCTGACATCGCCAACGCCGAAGCCATCGATTACGGCTTCTGGTTGGGTGACGCCTTTGCTTCCGGCGGCTCCAACGGTTACGACCACAAGAAGATGGGCATTACCGCACGCGGTGCCTGGGTCAGCGTGCAACGTCATTTCCGCGAGTTGGGCATCGACGTTCAAAAAGACCCAATCAGCGTGGTCGGTATCGGCGACATGGCGGGCGATGTGTTCGGCAATGGCTTGCTGCGTTCTGAGTCGGTCAAACTGGTCGGTGCGTTTAACCACATGCACATTTTTGTGGATCCGAATCCGGATGCGGCCAAAAGTTTTGCCGAGCGCAAACGAATGTTCGAATTGCCACGGTCCAGTTGGGAAGACTACAACGCCGAGTTGATTTCCAAAGGCGGCGGTATTTTCAACCGCAGTGCCAAGTCGATTCCGGTCAGCAAAGAAATGAAAGAACTGTTCGGTATCAGCAAAGCCAAGATCGCGCCGAACGATTTGATCAGCGCCATGCTGACGGCGCCAGTAGATTTATTGTGGAACGGCGGCATCGGCACTTACGTCAAAGCCAGCCATGAAAACCACGCCGACATCGGCGACAAAGCCAATGATGCCCTTCGCGTTAACGCACGTGACTTGCAGTGCAAGGTAATCGGTGAAGGAGGCAACCTTGGTTTCAGCCAGTTGGGCCGGGTTGAGTTCAACCTGAATGGCGGTCGCTGCTTTACCGATTTCATCGACAACGCCGGCGGCGTGGATTGTTCGGACCACGAAGTGAACATGAAAATCCTGCTCGACGATTTGGTCACCAGCGGCGATTTAACCGTCAAGCAACGCAACGACTGGTTGTTCAAACTGACCGAAGACGTGTCCAAATTGGTGTTGCGCAACAACTATAGGCAAACCCAGGCGTTGGGCATTGCCTATACCGAATCGGTGCGGCGGGTCGAAGAATACCGGCGCCTGATCAATGCCATGGTGGCTGCGGGCAAACTCAATCGTGAGCTGGAATTTTTGCCATCCGATGAAGTGATCAGCGACCGCAAAGTACAGGGCCAGGGCCTGACGCGACCGGAATTGTCAGTGTTGATTTCCTATGTCAAAGGCGATCTGAAAGAGCAATTGATCAAAGCCGATGTCGCTCAGGATGCGTATCTGGAAACTGCGGTGACCACAGTCTTCCCGGAGCCGATGCGCAAGAAGTTTGGCAAGTCGATGCATCAGCATCGTTTGCGTGGGGAAATCATTGCCACTCAGGTGGCCAATGACATCTTCAACTACATGGGCATTTCGTACTTTAACCGCCTGCAGGAAAGCACCGGCGCGTCGCCGCTTGAAGCGGCAAAAGCCTACGTGGCGGCACGCGATATCTTCGGCCTGCACCAGGTTTGGGACGAACTGGAAGCACTGGACCATAAAATCGACACCGAATTGCAAAGCCGCCTGATGTTGAAAACCGCGCGCATGGTGCGCCGTGGCAGCCGTTGGTTGATTAAAAATTACCGCACCGGTATCGACATTCAGACGGTTCTGGATCTGTATCAAAAACCGATTCAGGACATGGTGGGCCAATTGGAGCATTTGTTACCGGACGATCAAAAAGAAGTCTGGCTGAACGAATCGAATCAGTTGGTGGAGCAGGGCGTTCCGGAAGCCTTGGCGCGTCGCGTTTGTGCATCCGACATGCTGTACACCGCGCTGGGCGTGGTCGCAGTGGCGCAGAGTCAGGAACGAGATCCGTTGCAGGTGGCGCAGGGTTATTTCCGTGTCGGCGATGCGTTGGAGCTCGATAGCTTTGCTGAGCAGGTTAACGGCTTGAGCGTCAACACGCACTGGCAAGCCATGGCGCGAGAATCATTCCGTGACGATCTGGAATGGCAACAGCGCCGCATCACCCAAGGGTTGTTCAGTCAGATCAGCAACGAAACCCTGGATGAACTGGTGGACGATTGGCTGGAACGAAATCAGATTCTGGTCGAACGCTGGCTGCGGATGATGAGCGAAATTCGCGCTGTCGGTGAACCGGAATTCAGCATGTACAGCGTTGCGATTCGCGAGTTGCTCGACCTGTCGCAAGCTACGATGCCGGAACTGTGA
- a CDS encoding DUF2835 domain-containing protein: MAQTLIVDLYISADDYLRHYQGAVRQVSCEARDGRRVRFPSAILQRFVTHSGIQGSFALEVDDDFKLVGIRRIA; this comes from the coding sequence ATGGCTCAAACCCTGATTGTCGATCTGTATATTTCGGCCGATGACTACCTGCGTCATTACCAGGGAGCCGTGCGTCAGGTGTCGTGTGAAGCACGCGACGGTCGGCGAGTTCGTTTTCCATCCGCGATTTTGCAGCGCTTTGTTACTCACAGCGGTATCCAGGGCAGTTTTGCCTTGGAAGTCGATGACGATTTCAAACTGGTGGGCATCCGCCGCATCGCCTGA
- a CDS encoding quinone-dependent dihydroorotate dehydrogenase, with the protein MYDILRPALFAFSPETSHDLSLESLAAAHRLGLSRWFPKVPSCDPVQQWGLEFANPIGLAAGLDKNADYLDALGALGFGFVEVGTVTPRPQQGNPKPRLFRLQNSQAIINRMGFNNKGVDHLVTQVRKSQYPGVIGINIGKNKDTPEDRALDDYVYCLDRVYRYAGYVVVNLSSPNTPGLRNLQFGDALKTLLAGLQQRQQQLADQYGFKPILIKIAPDLNESEIDAISAVFNEFEVDGVVATNTTLARDAVSGERFAGEAGGLSGQPLFHASTEVLRAFRRYLKPTIPLIGVGGVLYGDDARVKKDAGADLVQIYSGFIYRGPRLIQECIEAWQD; encoded by the coding sequence ATGTACGACATTCTCCGCCCGGCCTTGTTTGCATTCAGTCCGGAGACAAGCCACGACCTGAGTTTGGAATCGTTGGCGGCGGCGCATCGGTTGGGGTTGAGCCGGTGGTTCCCCAAAGTGCCCAGTTGTGATCCGGTGCAACAGTGGGGGCTTGAGTTCGCAAATCCGATTGGCCTGGCGGCCGGTCTGGATAAAAACGCGGACTATCTGGATGCGCTCGGTGCGCTGGGTTTTGGCTTCGTCGAAGTCGGCACGGTTACGCCGCGCCCGCAACAGGGCAACCCGAAACCCCGGCTGTTTCGACTGCAAAACAGCCAGGCGATCATCAACCGGATGGGGTTCAATAACAAAGGCGTGGATCATCTGGTTACTCAGGTTCGAAAAAGCCAATACCCCGGCGTCATCGGCATCAACATCGGAAAAAATAAAGACACACCGGAAGATCGGGCGCTGGACGATTATGTGTATTGCCTGGATCGGGTTTATCGCTACGCGGGTTATGTCGTAGTTAATTTGTCGTCACCCAACACACCGGGTTTGCGCAATCTTCAGTTTGGTGACGCCCTGAAAACTCTGCTGGCAGGGTTGCAGCAGCGACAGCAGCAATTGGCGGATCAATACGGCTTCAAACCCATCCTGATCAAGATCGCGCCGGATTTGAATGAATCTGAGATCGATGCCATTTCAGCGGTGTTTAACGAATTCGAAGTGGACGGTGTTGTCGCTACCAACACGACGTTGGCACGGGACGCGGTTTCGGGTGAACGCTTTGCCGGCGAAGCGGGGGGCTTGTCGGGCCAGCCCTTGTTCCATGCATCAACCGAAGTATTGCGCGCGTTTCGTCGTTATCTGAAACCGACCATTCCGCTGATCGGGGTCGGCGGTGTGTTGTATGGCGACGATGCGCGCGTCAAAAAAGACGCCGGTGCTGACTTGGTGCAAATTTACAGCGGTTTTATTTATCGCGGCCCCAGGTTGATTCAGGAGTGTATCGAGGCCTGGCAGGATTAA
- the rmf gene encoding ribosome modulation factor, with protein MKRQKRDRRERAYQKGYLAGLEGRSKNLCPSGIPELHQEWMNGWREGRSDQWDGLTGVRGIHRLNEVLIHH; from the coding sequence ATGAAGCGACAAAAGCGTGACCGCCGTGAACGAGCTTACCAGAAAGGCTATCTGGCCGGGCTGGAAGGCCGTTCCAAGAACCTTTGCCCCAGCGGCATACCGGAACTGCACCAGGAATGGATGAATGGCTGGCGTGAAGGGCGCAGCGATCAATGGGATGGGCTGACTGGCGTGCGCGGAATACATCGCCTCAATGAAGTACTGATTCACCACTGA
- the rlmKL gene encoding bifunctional 23S rRNA (guanine(2069)-N(7))-methyltransferase RlmK/23S rRNA (guanine(2445)-N(2))-methyltransferase RlmL has product MTEPATFWVTCPQGFHRLLKPEITQITGQPAVDWSRGLAFEGSLADAYRLCLWSRLANRVHLALGQSDNLSLDGLVALVDGVDWDQHVRPGGSLRVDFQGRMNGIDDPRYGAQKVKDVIVDQMRARHGIRPSVERDAPDIVVFVQVGRQRIDLGLDLSGDSLHRRGYRQATGPAPLKENLAAAVLMAADWPRRAAAGEAFIDPLCGSGTLVVEAAMIAADMAPGLLRRRFGFDGWQGHDRGLWNELTSEARQRRLDGEQTMSPVLGYDADGGVVARANETLERLGLSRQARCYHKPLSEWTKPTHWTLQPGLVACNPPYGERLGNKPELLALYRRLGDIAQSELPDWTLGVLTSDTVLARETGLKASAKERFFNGRIETHLYVFEPGERTATQTPAMAEQDSALRNRLLKNLKQRRKSLKGKDIEAFRLYDADLPEFALAIDVYGDQYHVQEYAPPREIPEDKARARLLHALAVLGDVMQAPAENIVLKQRQRQKGHAQYERQAQSGEFFTVQEEGVTLQVNLRDYLDTGLFLDHRPTRTWLQHQARSQRFLNLFCYTGAATAHAFVGGAATTTSVDLSRTYLNWARENLRLNGGRPDAKHRFIQADCLQWLTECREQFDLIFLDPPTFSNSARMSDTLDIQRDQQALIDSVMKVLAPDGLLVFSNNFRKFKLDSELEERYQTSEKTSVSVPFDFQQKRPHRCWHLRHKAR; this is encoded by the coding sequence ATGACCGAACCCGCCACATTTTGGGTGACTTGCCCGCAGGGCTTTCATCGACTACTGAAGCCGGAAATCACCCAGATTACGGGCCAGCCGGCGGTGGATTGGTCGCGGGGGCTGGCGTTTGAAGGATCATTGGCGGACGCCTATCGCCTGTGTTTGTGGAGTCGCTTGGCAAACCGGGTGCATCTGGCGTTGGGGCAAAGTGACAACCTCAGCCTGGACGGACTGGTCGCCTTGGTCGATGGCGTCGACTGGGATCAGCACGTTCGCCCCGGTGGCAGTTTGCGCGTGGATTTTCAAGGCCGAATGAACGGTATCGACGATCCGCGTTATGGCGCCCAGAAAGTTAAGGACGTCATTGTCGATCAGATGCGCGCCCGCCATGGCATTCGCCCCAGCGTGGAACGTGATGCGCCAGATATCGTTGTTTTTGTCCAGGTTGGCCGACAGCGCATTGACCTGGGTTTGGATTTATCGGGCGATTCGTTACATCGACGCGGCTATCGTCAGGCCACAGGCCCGGCACCGCTCAAAGAAAATCTGGCGGCCGCTGTGTTGATGGCCGCCGACTGGCCGCGCCGTGCAGCAGCCGGTGAAGCCTTTATCGATCCGCTCTGTGGCTCCGGTACCTTGGTGGTCGAAGCCGCCATGATAGCGGCGGACATGGCACCGGGGCTGCTGCGCCGTCGCTTCGGTTTTGACGGCTGGCAGGGGCATGATCGCGGCCTTTGGAATGAATTGACCAGCGAAGCGCGGCAACGCCGGCTGGATGGCGAACAAACGATGAGCCCAGTGCTCGGCTACGATGCTGACGGCGGTGTTGTTGCCCGCGCTAATGAAACGCTGGAGCGACTCGGGCTGTCGCGTCAGGCGCGTTGTTACCACAAACCGCTGAGTGAATGGACCAAGCCAACGCATTGGACCTTGCAGCCGGGTTTGGTCGCCTGTAATCCGCCTTATGGCGAACGCCTGGGAAACAAGCCGGAGTTGCTCGCGCTGTATCGGCGGTTGGGTGACATTGCTCAGAGCGAACTGCCGGACTGGACCCTGGGTGTTTTGACGTCCGACACCGTTCTGGCTCGGGAAACTGGCCTGAAAGCGAGCGCCAAAGAGCGCTTTTTTAACGGTCGGATCGAAACGCACTTGTATGTGTTCGAGCCGGGTGAACGCACTGCGACTCAGACGCCGGCGATGGCCGAGCAAGACAGCGCTTTGCGCAATCGTTTGCTGAAAAATCTGAAGCAGCGACGCAAATCGTTAAAAGGTAAAGACATCGAAGCCTTCCGTTTGTACGACGCTGATTTGCCGGAATTCGCGTTGGCGATTGATGTCTATGGTGATCAATATCACGTGCAGGAATACGCGCCGCCGCGCGAAATTCCTGAAGACAAAGCCCGGGCTCGATTGCTGCACGCTCTGGCAGTTTTAGGCGACGTCATGCAAGCACCAGCCGAGAACATTGTGCTCAAACAACGCCAGCGACAAAAAGGTCACGCGCAATACGAACGTCAGGCGCAAAGCGGTGAATTTTTCACCGTACAGGAAGAGGGTGTGACGCTGCAGGTGAATTTGCGCGATTATCTCGATACCGGCTTGTTTCTGGACCATCGACCTACGCGAACTTGGCTGCAACATCAGGCCAGGAGTCAGCGATTTTTAAATCTGTTTTGCTACACCGGCGCGGCGACCGCGCATGCGTTTGTTGGCGGTGCCGCGACCACGACCAGTGTCGATTTGTCGCGAACCTATTTGAATTGGGCGCGGGAAAACTTGCGTCTCAATGGCGGCCGGCCCGACGCCAAACATCGCTTCATTCAAGCCGATTGCTTGCAGTGGTTGACCGAATGTCGCGAACAATTCGACCTGATTTTTCTCGACCCCCCAACCTTCAGTAACTCAGCGCGCATGAGCGATACACTGGATATTCAACGCGATCAGCAAGCTTTGATCGACAGTGTGATGAAGGTGTTGGCGCCCGATGGTTTGTTGGTGTTTTCCAATAATTTCCGCAAATTCAAACTCGATTCTGAATTGGAAGAGCGTTATCAAACCAGTGAAAAAACATCGGTCTCTGTGCCGTTCGATTTCCAGCAGAAACGACCGCACCGATGCTGGCATTTACGTCACAAAGCGCGTTGA
- a CDS encoding methyltransferase: MTIPNFSPLPTDFSSFQLDRVPADPQLLAWNAADELLLARLNDAQEQRDILIVNDSFGALAVALGKQVLGWWQDSAMARQALLANCPRNNCPIPTLIDSADQLPSTISCVAMQIPKSTALFEWQLSHLAQRLSPDGKLYALGMVKHLSEGHQKVMQRWFGHVNPGRAVKKARCVELAEPVAATPPQAQTYRTSQGVQLICEPGCFSAQRPDPGALAFLACFNQLPAVDRVLDLGCGNGILALSYLTQFSQARAIGIDESAQAIASAFASASANQLEDRLTLYHNNSVRELGLSDVPLVLCNPPFHQDTSLTDTIAEQMIQDAANALASNGEFWMVGNRHLNYHQRLTRYFNDVTVRSAHPKFVVISARGVKHQRAL; this comes from the coding sequence GTGACCATTCCAAACTTCTCGCCGCTGCCCACCGACTTTTCGTCATTCCAACTGGACCGCGTTCCGGCCGATCCGCAATTGCTAGCCTGGAACGCGGCTGATGAACTGCTGCTTGCGCGACTAAACGACGCCCAAGAGCAACGCGATATCTTGATCGTCAATGACAGTTTCGGCGCGCTAGCCGTGGCCTTGGGCAAACAAGTTCTTGGTTGGTGGCAAGACAGCGCCATGGCCCGCCAGGCGTTACTGGCAAATTGCCCGCGCAATAACTGTCCGATACCCACCTTGATCGACTCTGCCGATCAATTGCCATCAACAATTAGCTGCGTCGCCATGCAAATACCCAAATCGACGGCCTTATTCGAATGGCAGTTAAGCCACTTGGCCCAGCGACTCTCACCCGACGGCAAGCTATACGCGCTTGGCATGGTAAAGCATCTGAGCGAAGGCCATCAAAAAGTCATGCAACGTTGGTTTGGTCACGTGAACCCGGGACGGGCCGTCAAGAAAGCTCGTTGCGTAGAGTTGGCTGAACCGGTCGCTGCGACACCGCCGCAAGCACAGACCTATCGTACGTCTCAGGGGGTGCAATTAATTTGCGAACCGGGCTGTTTCAGTGCCCAGCGTCCAGACCCTGGCGCCCTCGCCTTTCTCGCTTGTTTTAATCAGCTGCCAGCGGTTGATCGCGTGCTGGATTTGGGGTGCGGTAATGGCATCCTGGCGTTGAGTTATCTCACTCAGTTTTCACAGGCTCGAGCCATCGGCATCGACGAAAGCGCTCAAGCCATTGCCTCGGCGTTTGCCAGTGCAAGCGCCAATCAATTGGAAGATCGCCTGACGTTGTATCACAACAACAGCGTGCGGGAACTGGGTTTATCGGATGTGCCGCTGGTGTTGTGCAACCCGCCGTTTCATCAGGACACCAGTCTCACCGACACTATCGCCGAACAGATGATTCAAGACGCAGCCAATGCACTGGCCAGTAACGGTGAGTTCTGGATGGTCGGCAACCGGCACCTCAATTATCACCAACGGCTGACGCGCTATTTCAACGACGTCACCGTGCGTTCCGCCCATCCTAAATTCGTAGTTATTTCAGCGCGCGGTGTAAAACATCAACGCGCTTTGTGA
- a CDS encoding secondary thiamine-phosphate synthase enzyme YjbQ, giving the protein MSVWIQQEILLQPRPRGFHLITDDIVAELPSLRSIRVGLLHLLLQHTSASLTINENADPSVRTDFETVFNSLVSEDRRDLIHTYEGDDDMPAHIKSSLLGVSLTLPVRDGRLVLGTWQGIYLGEHRNQGGRRRVVATLQGQGD; this is encoded by the coding sequence ATGTCGGTTTGGATACAGCAGGAAATTCTATTGCAACCGCGACCACGCGGGTTTCATTTGATCACGGATGACATTGTGGCCGAGCTGCCGTCGCTGCGTTCAATTCGGGTTGGCTTGTTGCATTTGTTATTGCAGCACACTTCAGCGTCGCTGACCATCAATGAGAACGCCGATCCCAGCGTGCGCACGGATTTTGAAACCGTATTCAACAGCCTGGTGTCGGAAGACCGCCGCGACCTGATACACACCTATGAAGGTGACGATGATATGCCTGCTCACATCAAGTCGTCTTTGTTGGGTGTCTCTCTTACTCTGCCTGTTCGCGACGGACGCCTGGTGTTGGGCACCTGGCAGGGCATCTATCTGGGCGAGCACCGAAATCAGGGCGGGCGGCGGCGTGTGGTTGCAACTCTGCAGGGGCAGGGCGACTAA